The genome window GCTCTTCCATATCTCGGCGGTCTCCTCGTCCCTGGGGATGTTGCCCTCTCCTGCGAACGCGGTGACGGCGAGGCTGTTGATGTCCATTCCGAGGACTTCGGTCAGGAACTCGAAGCTGTAGCCTATCGATTCCTTTTTGAAGTAGTCGCCCAGGGACCAGTTCCCGAGCATCTCGAAGAAAGTCAGGTGGCTGGCGTCCCCGACCTCGTCGATGTCGCCCGTCCTGACGCATTTCTGATAGTCGGTGAGCCTCTTTCCGGACGGATGCTTCTCCCCGAGGAGGTAAGGGACCAGAGGGTGCATTCCGGCGGTGGTGAAGAGGACCGTGGGATCGTTCTCTGGGATGAGCGAAGCAGAGCTTATGTGGGTGTGGCCTTTCGATTCGAAGAAGCCGATGTATTTGTCTCTCATTTCTTGGGCGTCCATAATGCGCACTCCATCGATTGGGCATGCCAATGCCTACCATTATAATAAATTATAAGGGATTGAGGCGCCGGAGCCCTTGTCAGGGGGAACGGCGCGATGCCGCCCTGAGAACGCAGGCTTCGGCCGGGCCGGAGTCTATCTCCACCCTTATCCCGACGTTTCTCAGCGTTTTCCCGGGCATATCGCCGATTTCCGTGACGATGACGCATCCGCAATCCCCCAGGGACGAGACCAGGGATTCGATGTGGCCGCGGTGGCTTTCCCCGGAGACGTCTCCGCCCCTTTTCACGGTCACCTCCCCTATGAATTCGCAGGCCCTGCCGTCGGATCTGAACAGCGAGAACTTGGGTGCGTTCCCGAACCCGCAGTCGGCGTTCTTCCCGTCGGAGGTCGCTACCGCGTATTTGTCCGCATCCCTTTCTACGGAGGCCTCTATCGTCACCGGCTTCGGCCCGCAGCCCCCGGAGCATCCTCCCAGGCGGACGAATTCCTGCGATCTGTCCTCGCCCAGAAGCCCGATCGCATCCGCCCTGCAATGCCTGCAATGGCGCATCATGCGCGCGTCCAGGGAGCATTGGTCCATGAGGTCCTTCCTTTCCTTGGGAGTAGGGGCGCGGCGCCCGGCGAACGGGGTCCCTTCCACCGGTATCAGAGGAAGGATGTTGACGATGTACGCCCCCATTGACTTCACTTTTTTCACCAGATCGGGGATGTGGCCGTCATTGATCCCGGGGACCATTACGACGTTGATCTTCACCGTCATGCCGAGGCCGACGCATTTCCCGATGCCTTCCAGCTGCTTTTCCAGAAGCATTTCGGCGCCTTCCCTTCCGGTCAGCTTCCTGCCTTCCCAGAGGACGGACCCGTAGATCTCGGCGCCTATGTCCGGATCGATGGCGTTCATGGTCACCGTGACGAACCTTACGCCCAGAGAATACAGTCTTTCGGCGTTCTCCGGCAGGGCCAGACCGTTGGTGGATATGCAGAGGGTGAGGTCGGGGAACTCCTTTCCGATGAGCTCCAGAGCGCGGAATGTGCTTTCGTTGGCCAGAGGGTCCCCCGGCCCGGCTATGCCTATGACCCTGAGCTCCGGGATTTTTTCTTTGACGGTGCGGACCTTGGCGACCGCTTCTTCGGGGGAAAGGACTTCGCTGGTGACCCCTGGGCGGGATTCGTTGGAGCAGTCGTATTTTCTGTTGCAATAGTTGCATTGGATATTGCATGCGGGAGCTACCGGGATGTGCATCCTGGCGAATTTGGTGTGGGCATCCTCGCAGAAGCAGGGATGTTCCGACAGCGCCCTCCTGGCATCGTCCTCGGTTTTCATGCCTCAGAGATGCCGAACGCCGATAAAGATATGTCCATGCCGGCGATGCTTGCATATGGACTTCGTCAAGGCCATAATGTCGGACCTGAACAGGAATCTGGCTTCCAGCAAGCCTTCTCTCATGGAAATGGAGCAGTCCGGGGACTACACATACAGGCTCAGGGACGGCACCGTGATAGACGTCGGCGAGGAGCAGTTCAGGAGGCTCTGGGACATATGCGATGACTCCCAGAGGCTGCGCCTCCGCATCCCTATCTATGTATCTACGGACACTTCGGGCGAGGTGAGCGCATGGAAGGTCGAAGGTAGCGCCGAAGCCGCCGTCGTAGCCAAGCTCCTGGGGAAGCCTACGTTCAGGGACGACAGGGTCCGCCTATACAATCCCGATCTGAAGGATCTGAAGAAGCTCATTCCGGACGCTTATATGGTCGTGTTCACGCCGTGAAGGAAGAGGATCCCGCGCCCGGAAGCGCGGTAAAGGTGTTTCTCAGGCCGCTATGGATGCGGCTATGGCATCGGCCAGGGTTTTGGCGTCCGATGCGGAGTAGGAATTGTCGTTGATTCTCAGCTGGACATCGGTGAAGCATCCGCCCTTGTATCCGGTCATGTACAGCATCCAGAAGCCTCCCGAGGGATCGCGGTGGACTATGAACCCGTATCCGTCCTCGAAGGAGGAGAGATCTATCCTGGGCGCTTCCGCATAGGAGTCGTCTTTCTCGTCGTATTCTGTCTTTTTGGCGCTGAAATCGGTGAAAGCGTTCGCGTCGGTGCTGTACCTGATGAAGCGTTTGTTCTCGGAATCCACGATCTCAGCGAATCTTTCGTCGGCAGACGATATGGTGAAGGGGGCTCCGGCGTATGCGTCCAGCAGGGACAGACTCAGGGCCTCGGCGCATGCTTCGGCGGATACCGAGGATGCGGACGGGTAGATCGCTTCCACGAATCTCTCTATGTCCGCTTCGGTCATCGACGGTCTCTTGAGTATCTGGAACTCGACGACGCAGTTCTCGATGTATCCGGCGAATTTGAGGCTGCAGAATATGGTCGTGTCCGATTCTCCGTGGGTGTTGACGTAATATCCGCAGGATTCGGTGAGGCCGTTGGAGAACGGGACTTTGGTGTAGACGCCTCCTCTGAAGTCATTGCCTATCTTTTCGTTGTATCCTTTCGCCAGGGTCTCATATTTCTCCTTGGCGTCGCTAGCTATCGTGTATTTCACGTAGTAGGAACCGCCGCTGGAGGTCACGCCGGCCTTCTGGGCGCCGCTGTCCGCGTCGATCGCGTAAGGGATCTCGGAATATCTGTTGCCGGAGTCGTTGAGCTCCTCTCCCATGATGGAGAAGAACCTTTCCGCCAGGGCTTCGGCATCGATGTCCGATTCCACCGGATCAGGCTCGGGGCCGACGGATCCGCCCTTGGCATCCAAGTAGTCCTGGTAGGTGCAGACGGTGGTCATGTCGGTTCTGACGTCGAACTTCCCGTCCGCGACTATATCGGTGCTGTTCAGATAGCCCAGGTATTTGTCCACGATCATCTGCAGATAGTCGTCGCATTCCTTCTGGCTGATCAGGTCCGGATAGAACATCGACGTGGCATACATTATCCTCGCCGGAGTGGGCATGGACATGTT of Candidatus Methanomethylophilaceae archaeon contains these proteins:
- the nifB gene encoding nitrogenase cofactor biosynthesis protein NifB translates to MKTEDDARRALSEHPCFCEDAHTKFARMHIPVAPACNIQCNYCNRKYDCSNESRPGVTSEVLSPEEAVAKVRTVKEKIPELRVIGIAGPGDPLANESTFRALELIGKEFPDLTLCISTNGLALPENAERLYSLGVRFVTVTMNAIDPDIGAEIYGSVLWEGRKLTGREGAEMLLEKQLEGIGKCVGLGMTVKINVVMVPGINDGHIPDLVKKVKSMGAYIVNILPLIPVEGTPFAGRRAPTPKERKDLMDQCSLDARMMRHCRHCRADAIGLLGEDRSQEFVRLGGCSGGCGPKPVTIEASVERDADKYAVATSDGKNADCGFGNAPKFSLFRSDGRACEFIGEVTVKRGGDVSGESHRGHIESLVSSLGDCGCVIVTEIGDMPGKTLRNVGIRVEIDSGPAEACVLRAASRRSP
- a CDS encoding DUF61 family protein, yielding MDFVKAIMSDLNRNLASSKPSLMEMEQSGDYTYRLRDGTVIDVGEEQFRRLWDICDDSQRLRLRIPIYVSTDTSGEVSAWKVEGSAEAAVVAKLLGKPTFRDDRVRLYNPDLKDLKKLIPDAYMVVFTP